A region of Vitis riparia cultivar Riparia Gloire de Montpellier isolate 1030 chromosome 12, EGFV_Vit.rip_1.0, whole genome shotgun sequence DNA encodes the following proteins:
- the LOC117926104 gene encoding G-type lectin S-receptor-like serine/threonine-protein kinase SD2-5, with amino-acid sequence MAWHGLESCYVAVLSLLAIISLCRGATLYVHDYPNIARHSSSWANVEQELIQGDEKVSLLPILCIKGEGAGFCFGFYCSYLRDECLLAVVICPAYNLPLISSPELVWSANRNNPVRVNATLQLTGGGDLILKDADGKFVWSTNTTGKTVSGLKLTEARDVVLFDANNATVWQSFDHPTDALLQGQKMVSGKKLTGSLATGNWTEGMLSLSVTNEALVAYVESNPPQIYYRLEGSDTDTKGKTKQNYILLGNESLDGFIHGADPNYPDSRIFIATDLSAQFIKLGPDGHLRAYGWKNNSWEAADLLTDWLSFPNHLSDVDDCQYPLVCWKYGICSERQCSCPPPSPHGTKYFRPVDDNLPSHGCYATKPIACGSSQYHHLLELQHVGYFAFSSDISSTNVENCKQACLNNCSCRAALFKYTDDPLDGDCCLLSEVFSLMTTDRGDIKSSTFLKVAISPIDIQKKKGHARVILVSSLAAFFGVFIFMTTCFFLFRKKKDSIEFEEDYLDQVSGMPTRFSFQHLKSTTQNFSCKLGEGGFGSVYEGTLSNGVKVAVKHLEGLAQVKKSFSAEVETIGSIHHVNLVRLIGFCAEKSHRLLVYEYMCNGSLDKWIFHKNQHLSLGWESRRKIILDIAKGLAYLHEECRQKIFHLDIKPQNILLDEHLNAKVSDFGLSKLIDKDQSQVVTTMRGTPGYLAPEWLSSVITEKVDVYSFGVVLLEILCGRRNVDRSQPEEDMHLLGIFRRKANEGQVLDMVDKNSEDMQRHGAEVMELMKVAAWCLQNDYARRPSMSVVVKALEGLVDIEDDLDYNFSYPPLPRGIAHKVAAAATPIMPSALSGPR; translated from the coding sequence ATGGCCTGGCATGGATTGGAGTCTTGTTATGTTGCCGTTCTTTCCCTCCTCGCTATCATCTCTCTCTGTCGTGGTGCTACCCTATATGTGCACGATTATCCTAATATTGCACGTCACTCCAGTTCATGGGCTAACGTTGAACAAGAGCTTATCCAGGGGGATGAGAAGGTCTCTCTGCTGCCGATTCTTTGCATCAAAGGCGAAGGTGCAGGGTTCTGCTTTGGATTCTACTGCAGCTATTTAAGAGATGAATGCCTCTTGGCTGTTGTCATCTGCCCCGCATACAATCTCCCTCTTATATCATCTCCAGAACTAGTGTGGTCTGCTAATCGGAACAATCCTGTCCGGGTAAATGCTACTTTACAGCTAACTGGAGGAGGAGACTTGATCTTGAAGGATGCTGATGGCAAATTTGTTTGGTCCACAAACACAACAGGAAAGACTGTTTCAGGCTTAAAATTGACTGAAGCCAGAGATGTTGTCCTCTTTGACGCAAACAATGCTACGGTTTGGCAGTCTTTTGACCACCCCACCGATGCTCTACTTCAGGGCCAAAAGATGGTTTCAGGGAAGAAGCTTACAGGCAGCTTAGCCACAGGTAACTGGACTGAAGGTATGTTATCACTTTCCGTTACCAATGAAGCTCTGGTAGCTTATGTAGAGTCCAATCCTCCTCAGATATATTATCGTCTTGAGGGCTCGGATACAGACACAAAAggtaaaacaaaacaaaattatatctTACTCGGGAATGAAAGCCTCGATGGGTTCATACATGGTGCTGACCCAAACTATCCAGATTCAAGGATTTTCATTGCTACAGACTTGTCTGCTCAGTTCATCAAACTGGGGCCGGATGGTCATTTGAGAGCCTACGGGTGGAAAAATAATAGCTGGGAGGCGGCTGATCTTCTGACTGATTGGTTATCATTTCCAAATCATCTAAGTGATGTAGATGATTGTCAATACCCGCTGGTGTGCTGGAAATATGGCATTTGTTCAGAAAGACAGTGTAGCTGTCCCCCACCATCTCCTCATGGAACAAAATATTTCAGGCCAGTAGATGACAACCTACCCAGTCATGGATGCTATGCAACTAAACCCATTGCTTGCGGCTCTTCTCAATATCATCATCTTCTTGAGCTTCAACACGTAGGTTACTTTGCCTTCAGTTCTGACATTAGCAGTACAAATGTAGAAAATTGCAAGCAGGCCTGTTTGAACAACTGTTCATGCAGAGCTGCTCTTTTTAAATATACAGACGATCCTTTAGATGGGGATTGCTGCCTTCTATCTGAGGTCTTTTCATTGATGACCACTGATCGGGGTGATATTAAGTCATCCACGTTCCTTAAAGTGGCGATTTCTCCTATTGATATTCAGAAGAAAAAAGGGCATGCTAGAGTTATACTCGTATCAAGTCTTGCAGCTTTCTTCGGTGTCTTTATTTTTATGACCACTTGCTTCTTTCTTTTCAGAAAGAAAAAGGATTCTATTGAATTTGAGGAGGATTACCTAGATCAGGTATCAGGAATGCCCACTAGATTCTCCTTCCAACACTTGAAATCTACAACACAAAACTTTAGTTGCAAGCTTGGGGAAGGAGGATTCGGGTCAGTCTATGAAGGCACTTTGAGCAATGGTGTCAAAGTCGCAGTGAAGCATCTTGAAGGTTTAGCTCAAGTAAAGAAATCATTCTCAGCTGAAGTTGAGACGATAGGCAGCATTCACCATGTCAATTTGGTAAGACTGATTGGATTTTGCGCTGAAAAATCACATAGGCTCTTAGTCTATGAGTACATGTGTAATGGGTCCTTGGATAAATGGATCTTCCACAAAAACCAACATCTTTCTCTTGGTTGGGAATCCAGAAGAAAGATCATCCTTGACATAGCGAAGGGACTAGCCTATCTCCATGAAGAATGCAGGCAGAAGATATTTCACTTGGATATCAAACCCCAAAACATCCTTTTGGATGAACACTTGAATGCAAAAGTTTCCGATTTCGGATTGTCAAAACTGATTGACAAGGACCAAAGCCAAGTTGTAACGACAATGAGGGGGACCCCGGGTTATTTGGCTCCCGAATGGTTGAGCTCAGTTATCACAGAAAAAGTGGACGTCTACAGCTTTGGCGTTGTGTTGTTAGAAATTCTGTGTGGGCGAAGAAATGTAGACCGATCTCAACCTGAAGAAGATATGCATTTACTCGGTATTTTCAGAAGGAAGGCAAATGAAGGACAAGTGTTGGATATGGTTGATAAAAACAGTGAGGATATGCAGAGACATGGAGCAGAAGTTATGGAGCTGATGAAGGTTGCTGCATGGTGCCTACAAAATGATTATGCCAGGAGGCCTTCCATGTCCGTGGTGGTGAAGGCTTTGGAGGGTCTGGTTGATATTGAAGATGACCTGGATTACAATTTTTCGTATCCACCATTACCTAGGGGCATTGCTCACAAggttgctgctgctgctactCCAATTATGCCATCAGCTTTATCAGGACCTAGGTAA